Within the Scomber scombrus chromosome 4, fScoSco1.1, whole genome shotgun sequence genome, the region CCATCTCAGTAATATGTTGCAATTCAAAGCTCTGAATATAACTCCATTCACAGACACTTGCTGACTGGAGGCTTTTGGGTGAGCCGACAGTGGGCCAATAGAGATGGAGGATTAGGGTCCGTCCATAAAGCCTCTCACTCTtcatccctctgtctctctccacctctttGACTGCAGGCACAAACTGGCTGACAAAATGACACGTAAGACTCTGGAGAGGGGAGATTTTCGCCTGCTGCATTACGCTGGGGAGGTCACCTACTGTGTTGTTGGTAAAAGAAACCACAATCTCAGGCTCTGTTACTCGGCCCCTTAAACATCTAAACATGGTCGTTTTTAACTGACAAACAGCTTCctgatgtttctttgttttttctctcgCTAGGTTTTCTGGACAAAAATAATGACCTGATATATAGAAACTTGAAAGATGTAAGTctacaaatacacactttaCATTAGAAAGATAAGGAATGGTACTGTATAGAGGACTCTTTCAGTTATTACCATAATTATTTACAACGCCGACTTCCTGTTAATCAGTTTTTCCTCAAACTTGGTTTCCATAAATGTTCTTGATAGCCTTGATAGCAttatcttctttctttattttatttttctttttttccacattttaactTGCCATAGCAGAGACAGCACCAATGACACTAATGACACtgatgataaaagaaaaaacaaccattaaaaatgtatttatgtagcACAATTCATACAGTGGAagtaattcaaagtgcttcacataaaaacaatacaattaaatagACACACCACAACGAGGTTAAGCATTAACTTGTTTTATCCCACCCTCTCATAGCTGATGTGTCAGTCTAAAAATGCCATAGTCAGAGAGTGTTTCTCCTTCGTGGATCCTGACAGCAGACGACGACCAGAAACAGTGAGTGTTTCATGTTTATCCTGTTCATATTCTTCAACTGAATCACCAACAAAATCGGATGTTACAAATTATCAGCAGTACTTATTACGGCTCAGAGTTATAAATCATTAGTGTCAGATCCTTCTTTTCTTTGGCCACTGAGATAAAGTCAAGTTTCCTCCTGTTGGTGGCGGTCTCATCATTAAGCCATATGTATCTGACAGGTGAACTATTGGGGATTATGACTCTCAAGTTGTGTCTGTAGGTGGCCACCCAGTTTAAGAGCAGCCTGCTGAAGCTGACAGAGATCCTCATGACTAAAGAGGCCTGGTACATACGCTGTCTTAAATCCAATGAGTCCAAGCAGCCAGGTACTTTAACAAATAGAAGGGTGTTTTGTTAACAGGGTGAAGATGTTTGAATTTCACTAAATGATCTTTCATTgtctctctcgcacacacacagggcaaTTTGATGAAGCACTGATCAGGCACCAGGTGAAGTACCTGGGCCTGATGGAGCACCTTAGAGTCAGACGTGCTGGTTTTGCCTACAGGCGCAAATATGAGGTCTTTTTAAAGAGGTGTGACGGGCCAAAGAGCTTAAACTTTATGCTTAACCATTTGAATTAAAAATCTCTGTTGAAGGGCtcctttttaaaacatgctgAGGGAATTGTTTGCTGCATCTTACAGATATAAACCCCTGTGCCCAGCCACCTGGCCACACTGGAGAGGAGGGCCTGCTGATGGAGTTGAAGTCCTGGTTCAACATCTGGGCTACTTTCCAGATGAGTACAAAATGGGACGGTGAGGACAGGTCTTCCTACTTTCAACTGAGCAAATCCACTATAAGCTGGGGGCAcctttttactttaatttttgtTATGTAGCACCAAAATATTCATCCGTCATCCGAGGACACTTTATGCCACAGAAGATGCTTATgagaaatgtaaacatgaacTGGGTGAGTGCAAATCtactgtaatcttttttttttttttagacattacTAATTGCACAGTGATTTAACAGTATCTGTTGGAATTTCAGCAACAAGACTCCAGGCCAAATACAAAGGATACAAGGCGAAGGGAGAattcagaaaacagaaagaagctgGTAAATGTTATAATTCATGGTATAATGTAGATCAGTGCTTTTTGGGgggtagaaaaagaaaaattacacCACTTCTATGATATTTTTGACACCCACAGCCACTAAGATTGAAACCTGCTGGAGAGGAGTGCAGGctaggaaggagagagaaaggagagccTGGGCTGTGAAAGTAATCAAGAAGTAAGACAGAGGAGGAACATCATATTCGTCATTACTGAGCTTCTCTCAGTGTCACTGTTAACTCTTACTGATATAATATTTTACAACTCATTTCAGATTTATCAAAGGCTATATGACCAGAGGACAAGCAAAAAGTGCAGATAACTCAGAGTATCTGGTCTTTGTGAGACAGAATTACCTGAACAGGCTTAAAGGCAATCTTCCAAAAAGTGTTTTGGACAAAACCACCTGGCAATCTCCACCACATGTGCTGACAGAAGTAAGATCTATTGATTTCATTGCACAgcagttaaaatgaaaatataatctCATGGTTTTTGTTCTTCCCCAGACATCAGAGTTATTGCGTAAGCTTTACTACCGTCTCATGGTGCGGAAATATGTGAGAGGAATCACACCCCAGAGGAAAGCACAGGTAACATACGTCAAACACATTATATGAGAGTTtatcatcacattttctttttttggtttggccgtcttcacatttccttttttgctTCTTTCAGCTTCAACTGAAGTTTGTTACCAGCTCCATCTTCAAGGGGAAAAAGGAAAGCTATCCACAAAGTGTCGCTCAACCTTTTGTGGACACCAGAATCAGTGAGCAATagatacattcacacacacactcctgattTCTTTTGTACAACCTGTTTTACactgtttaatatatttaggtGAACAAGACATAAACATGAGGGTCCTGCAGCTGATTCGCAATGAGCAGATCAAGGTAATAAAGTCTCATTATAGACATTGAGGAAATCAGCATCACATTTAACAACTCACTGTGTTATATGCTGTGTTTCTGCAGTACAGCGTCCCAGTGATTAAATATAACAGGAATGGTTTCAAACCGAGGCCACGACAGCTCATCCTCACCCAGACAGCTGCCTACCTGATAGAGGAAGCCAAGATCAAACAGAGAGTGTTGTACACCTCGCTAAAGGGTCAGCACAGTGTGGTACTTCACCTGCCGTCATGGATGTTTTGATGTTGAGCTAAAAGTGTctgtcattttaatcatttcaggTATTTCGGTCAGTAACTTGACAGATGGGATCATTGTGTTCCACATAACATGTGAAGACCCTAAACAGAAGGTACATGGATATACATTATCAGACTAATATTACTGTAGGAAAGGTTTTGTGGTGGAACAAATTAAacctttaattaattagtttggTAGAATCACTGTAAAGAAAATATTGAGTGAATTgtcaaattaaaccaaaaagCTCATTTACACTCTTTTCAGCTACATGTTTCTTTGTGTAATAATAGAAAAGGGCACGAGTTCATCCAAAtgtgaaatgtcattttttaaaatagttctATTTAACTGGTTTTATCCATTCTGTGGTTGTTTCAGGGTGATCTGGTGATGCAGTGTGACCACCTGTTTGAGTTTTTGACTAAACTCAGCATCATTGCGAACAAACAGAATATGATCAAAGTGGTTCAGGGCAGGTGAGTCTGCGACTGAGGAAGAACTGTAGACTTAAAATATGTCCTCTGATCTAAAAAACTGTATGTTTCCATCAATTCTTAGCATCAAGATTGAAATCCTGGCAGGGAAAGAGAGTGCTGTAGATTTCAGCAATGGCCAGGAGCCAATGGTATACAAGGCCAAGAATGGACACCTCATGGTGGTGAGTTGAGTGCTGTTATGATGAAGAGTGCACTTAATGACGTGCTATTTGATACTATAATCTCAAATGTGTCAGCAGACCATGTGATACAAGATGAATCAAACTGTTGTGTCGCTGCAGGTTGCCACTCGGGCTCGGACGCGGTAACGTGTGGGGTTGAGAAGACACTCAAGAAGCACCTGCATATTTCATCAGGGGACCCCTAAGTGGAGGATCAACATAGCCACAGGATCCACACCTGACTAGACACAAAGGGCTCTCTAGCAAGAATTAATGAGCTATTGTTGCACAGTTACTTTTTTCATCTGTACTAACTAGTCAATGATCAAATATGATGTTCCATCAGAATATATTAAAAATCCAATTGTAAAGTTTTACCATTCTACATATATCTGCTGTTTCCTGCTACAGTAAATGGCAAAACCTGATTAAAAAAAGCTGTTCCAACATATAAACACATCAAATGTTGCTTAAACTGCTTCAAAGAAAGTGTAAATCTGATTTCTGAACAAAGAAGCCATATGTTTCATAATATTGTAAAGTTAAATGACAATTAcaatacatgaaataaaaacagaagggAAGTGTTTGTAGAAATTTATTTGTGATAaagtatgtataaatataaaacatacatatatgttCACTTCTGTACAACAGACCTACAAATACTGTGATTGTTAGACGTATCAACTCAAACCTATTGTGTGCAAACAGTACATTCTTTGATGAATGTAGCGATGAAGGACAGGTCTAATTTCTCTCCCTGTTAAAAGCTTGTAGACAGGATTCCCTTCCTGCCAGGGGAGATCTCCAGTTACAGTCTTTCACTTCAACCTCGGCATCATTCAATCACCCGAGTACATTTAACACCTCAGGTCACAGCTCAAGTTCTCTCCATTGATAATGATTATTTTGTGGAGTGAAGGGAAactgaataaatgttaaaactaaATAAGGCAGAAGCACTACTTTGAAATGTTGCAACCACCTGTGAAGTGTATCAAAAAtggttaaatttaaaaaaagtttaagttCTATTATTTGCCGGCTTCACAATAGCCTTGGTAGCATCTTCTAAGAATAAAACAGTGCCACTGTGTGGCCCAACCGTGTATAACATCTGGTTCATCCACTGATAACCTAACAATGGACCCATCAGAGCCACAGtaaggagaaacaaaaattataTACAGGAATTTTTAGCTGCTTAGGTCGTATAACTCTTGCTCTCCTGAATGTGATGTAGTTAGGACTGCAAACGACAAACTCATACAGACaatattcttttcttcttcacacACTCAGATTAGACTGCGGTCACCTGCACTGCTGAGCGCAAACATCCATGATTATAGGCTCCTGCACACCAGCAGAAAACAGTGGTAGAAGTTAATAAGACAAACAAATATTGAACAAAACACTACAGCCTGTCATACCTCACAACAGAGATGacaagtgcacacacaaaacacacaaaatcacttcaCCACTACACACTGTTGTATGACACTCGTCTCATAGTAGTCTCCTGGAGAAAGCTGGTAAAGTAAGAGTGGAAGTGAGACGGAGAGGCGCTGGGTATCGTAAGGCACAAGCGTGGTGCAAAGACTGTCTGGGGTCAGAGACACAGGCTGACGGGTCGAGGGAGAAAGGTcactggtggtggtgtgtgCGGTCATCGGGGCGTTTGATATGAATCCTACGAACTCGTTCAATTCGTTCTcgctcctcatcctcatccagATGATGGGATCTTCCTGCAGCGCCCCCTGTTGCCTCCAGCAGGGCATTGTCTGGACCCCTCCCATCGTGGGACTCATAAAGGAGGATGTTCAGGGTCTCCTCATAGATCCTTGCCTCAGGGAACTCCACCTAGTAGAACGGTTCACAAGATATTAAGAGACATTTTAACAATATAGCTCTACATGCATGTTTATACATCAGGAAAGAACTCTGTACAGTGGAGTCATATTTACCTTTGTCTGCTTCTTTTCAGTGGCATAAACAATGGAGGTGCAGCATACTTCAGCGATTTTACGCCCCTGGCCATAAAATGACCAACAACAGATCTCGTCTCCAATCACATCTTTGATGAACAGTACACGGCCGTTGAACCGCAGAGAGAGCTTGTCAAACAGCTCTATATTTTTCAGCATGTTGTCATCAGAATTGCTGAAGGAGACAAACAGGAAGGTAATTTATTAAGACAACTAGTATGATTTCACCACATTTTGTTCCATGTGTAAATTGACATGGTAGCCGCTGATTAAAAAGGACTTACCTGGTATACGAATACTTATTGTTGCTTCTGTTATACAGCAGCTTGACAGTAGGCTGTGAGGATAACagatttttaagataaaaagaaaaatctccaAATTTCTCTTGATATTGAACACTGAAatgtaacatgttaaaaaacataacaaacctTATTTGAGGTTGCAATAAGCTTCTGCTCTTCCTTAGACGATGTCATCAGAGGCACTTTACAAAGGGGTTCATACGTCTCTTTGTTCTGAAGGACAAAGgagttttttccccattaaaaaaATTTCAcctaaaacaactaaaacatgtATAAGAGAGAGGATGCCACCTGGTAGAACACAGGAGTAAAGATGATACGGAACGTGCAACTCTCACCCCTTCAATGAGTAAGggctcattgtttttgttaccAACTGTCAACCAAAAACGGTAAAAGGAGCAGTTTATTTTCCCACAGACTTTATTATAGTCATAGTAGTTCAAAAAGAACAATAAACTGTATCTGATTTTACCCATACTTTTGTCCATTGGATTTTCCTATCCaataattgtttaaatattcaaaatgtaaaagataaaaagattttttaagtaaaaaaaaaagaaagaaaaataatgaaacctcaaaacaaaaaaacaaaaaacaaaaaaatctgatgtACTTGGAGGTGAAATGCTTCAATTATTTCtgaatttatttaaacatatataaagaAATCTGACGTGGTAATAGTTATGTAAAGTTAATTTAACAACTGATGATATGGTAGATATATCCTTTCTATATAATCTGCCTTTTCGACAGCCCtttgattatgatgatgatagtaCCTGCAAGGCAGCGGTGCATTCATCAGCTAGGCCTTGGACAAGGTAATACTTGGCCTCAGCAAGCAGCTCCTCTGTTTCTCGTCGGCTGTCTGGCAGCGGCACTGCGCCATCTCTAAGGTAGTTCAGGATTGTTCCAAAATGTTTCCCACAGCGATCAATCAAAATCCAGCCTACagacatttacattcattagtTAGTGATAACTGACACTCACAGCTAGTACAGGAAAGGTGAGGACAAAAGTTTTCATCAGCAGCTTACCTTCACTGTCTGTAAGGACTTCCATCCTGCCACTGAACATGGCTTTGAGCATCGTGTCCTGTTTGGTTAGTGTCTGCATTGTAGTGTAGTACAGAGCCCCGCCCACATTTAACTTGACGTATTTAGAGCTGGGACTGGAACCCTTGAAGGATGTGGTCCGGGTTGAAGCTGCCGGCACTGCCGAGCTCACAACACTCTCTCCTGACATCTCTTCCTGTGACAGAAGAGAAGATGGATCTAGTGACTTTAAGGCTTTTTTACTTAATGAAAAGAAcagttaatcaattattaaaattgttAAGAAAactttgaggtatttgtactttactttactacTTCCATTTCATGCCGCTTATATTGTACTCTATAATCCACTATTTAACAGCCTTTTCAGATGAATATTGGACACAACGGGTAATATAACAAGCTATTAAATTAGGATTTGAATCTGTTTATTGGACAAAACACTGTTAAAGAGTAAACAGTGGTTTCCAACGgttttgtcttttgacatcttacaaaaagcagtgcgtagtcagggtcacatttcagatgtctatgggttgttaacagctccaccaaatagtgatttttccctctgaacttctcacatgctttcagtTCAATAAATGTTCTAAGGAACCAATATTTCCAAAAATCAAGGAAAATGGAGAAACattccaaaaactgaaaacagatttgtgtatcagaatttttattttcttctttcctctcccattaatcatttaACACCCCCTTAGATtcatctggtgaccctttggagagGCCCAACCCTTAGGTTGTGAACTattggactaaactagctaaacTATTGGACtaactaactgtatataaagtagtgtaaactagcttaacctccagcagctacaacagtaacatgctgctctaacactgatgcttcagtattaataacctAATGATGTCATGTATAACACTATATGAGTCAGAGGGATGAAACAAGtattttacttaatattttaagTACTTTTTTCTATAATTACTTATGTACTTATACTTAAGTAGGACTTTAAATTGTTGATGAGTCCTTTttcattgctgtattggtacctCTGTAAAGAAACAGAAGACTTCTTCCGcaactgttttaataaatataaatatatacatataattaaTCTGTTACATGTTAATACATGTAATAAGACACAAAACCTGAAAACATGAGAAACTAAAAATCGTCTACTCTGTCTGTTCAGGTTCATCACTCATTTGTTTCATTGAATATTTTAGTCGTTGGCTATCTTTtactttttgttcagttttaagTGTGAATGATTTGATTCTCTGagtattttcttttcacattaTCTCGATATAATCATTTACAGCGATAAATTAGTTAAATTCACATACAGTGCCACACGGCATCCTTTTCCAAATAGCTGTTAACGAGACATATTAAACGTATACGACTGATCACTATAGTCACTGTTCTTTTCTCCGTTTAAGATGAAAGGTTGAACTTGATCCCTCAATCCAATAAAGTAGCTGGTAATTTGATTTTAGCTGGAAAGGCTAACTATCTGGTTAGCATTTACTAAAGTGACTTATATTATCATACATCAGACAAAGGATGAACATATTATGACATTAACTATTGGACCATCTTTCTCTACATAACGATAGTAAGTGTTAGTAATAAgcctttaataaaacataaacatactcACCATAGAAAACGCAGCAGACTTCGTAGTTGTAGCTTGCTAACGCCCGTCAGCTAACACCCACTTCCTTCCGGTGCCACTGCTGCGCACTTATAAAGATTACGTCATTTTCCTTTAAAGGGACAgtaaacattattttgtttaaatgttgaaagGTGAGTGTTGGAAGTCAACGAAATTGGGCATATGTATCAATAAAGCAACAATATCCACCCCACTCTCTGCGAGTCTGCGTTTGATCAACATATTGTAGAAAATAGCTTTAATTACATTAGCCTTTAGCCTGTACATTTCCGCTGCTGGAGGAGTAACAGCGATAAcagccccctcccctccacccacCCAACACACAGGACGAAAGCACAATCCACCACCACATACACAAAGTTGTTTCCTTTATAACCCGATCATAGATGTTTTTTTAGGATAGTAGAGAAATTCTAACGGCAAATATTTTCTTATGACGATTTCTTCAGGAAGACAAACACTACCCGGACTCATTGAATGCGACACAGGGGATTAATGGCTGCAGTCTGTGTGCGGATCTGCTCTCATTGTTTACATTTCCAAACGGTATGTTCCCCCTGTTTTTGAGGCTGTCATTGGCAGAGGATCAAACCTAACCCCGCAATGATGATACATGTCGCTGAATCAACGTGAGAAGATCCTTCCCGAGACAGTTTTCAGCCGAGTTGCGGTGAACTAGCCCTGTGTGCTAACTACCCCAGCTCCATCTTTATTGTGATCGCCCGCTGATACACAGAGATGGCAAGTTAGTCTTTACCCTGAAGAAATGACTGCGGAGGTATAGCGTCAAGCGAGCCTCCAGGCCCAGACTAAATCTTTCACTCGAGGAATATCGCAGGTAAATTGCTGTGTTATCATTGCAATGATCTCTCATAAAGTCCAACATAATTGCTCTAATTTGAACCCtgtcaaaatgtttatattCAGAAAAGTGGTTTAAATTCTTCTTTTCCTAGGGTGCACAATGTTTAGTGTAACTCAAAGCTCCAAATCAGAGTTCCTGGACAAAGCCAGGCAGgccagggaggagaggagggggcagaaggagaaggagagagcagCAATCAACATCCAAGCCCTGGTCAGGAGATTTCTCTGTCGCTGCAGACTCCAGAAACAAATAAGGTGGTCTccagttctttttttccccccttgcaCAATCTCTAGTCACTTTTGATTTTTGCAAAGGGCTTTAGATCACTTAACAACTCAGTTTTATGATTCTGTAACTGTGgctaaatgttttctttctgtcactcaCCAGGAAAGAGGTCGATGAATATTTTCAAGCCTCTGAAACTGGGACGTCAAAAAGAAATGCCCTTTCAATTTTCAAAATTGCTCGGAAATTACTGTTCATCTATTGCAAGGAGGATAAGATGGTGAGTCACCAGTTTTGCACATTTATTAGTTGAGAAATAGTACAATTAAATCGTTTTTCCTACTTTCTCTCATTGGAGATGATGTAAAGAACTTTTCTTGGGCTGTCAGACTCAAGTGACTTTCATTTTGTATATCACACAGAGGTTTGAGAAGCTCTGTCGGGCTATTCTTGCCAGCATGGAGGTTGAAAATGAGCCCAAAGTGAGTACATATATTTATGCCCTCTaacatatcaaatattttttagTGTGTGATCTGTGTCTCAGTGACTGTCCTCACATGTGGCTCTCAGGTCTGGTACGTGTCTTTGGCTCTCTCCAAAGACCTCACCATTCCCTGGCTCAAACAGATAAAAGATGTGCTGTGGACCTGCTGTCAGTTACTGAAAAATTTAAAGGTCAGTATTGATTTGAAGCTAGGAAAATGTGTCCTGATTTTCATTGCGTTAGCTAAATTGTACATATCACCGTCTATCTGATGATTTTCAGCCTGACATCCTTCAGGACAACAAATTGGTAACGCTGTACCTCACCATGCTGGTGACTTTCACAGACACATCCACATGGCGGATAGTCAGAGGGAAGGGTGAGTCTCTGGCCAAGCGGAGGTTGTTATTGTATAcaaatcttttgtttttgcagcaCACAATTTTTGCAAAGAAAAGCACAACATTTTTGCCttgttattttctattttaggaGAAGCTCTCAGACCTGCTTTGATGAGGATTTGTGAAAATATCATGGGTCATCTCAATCAAAAGGGATTCTATTCCATACTGCAGGTTCTGTGTTACAACTCATACTTTCTGGACTGTAGATGTAATAATTTATGGTGACACCTATTTTCTTCTTCGCTGCCAGATGTTATTAAAACTGAACattgtttctcatttttgtttAGATCTTGCTGACCAATGGCTTGGCTCGTTCTAAACCGTCTCTCTCCAAAGGCACTCTAACAGCTATCTTCACTTTGTCTTTAAGGTGATTGCAGTTAacttctgtctgaaacaaaaTGAATTATATCAGTTATACTGGTATTGTTctaaactgtatatttatatttgctcATTCACCATCCCTTTAACTCAGTCTAATATGTTTCTCAGGCCAGTCCTTGCTGCTCACTTCTCTGATAACCTGCTAAGATCATTCCTCATTCACATCATGTCAGTCCCAGCAGTTGTATCCCACCTCAACGTGCTTACTCCAGAGGTAAAAACTCAGTCAAGTACAACTTGTTATTTAAGCACAGTTACATATTTTGCTTTGAAGTTTTAGAGACTGAATTTTAACATCTGCTTTGTTTTGGACAGTGTATGGCATCGATTCAGACTCATGGCCTGCTCCGGAAGTTTATTCTGTTTCTCAGTCGTGAGGAGCAGTGTTTagatatctgtgtgtgtcttgaggGAAGCCACACACTGTGCTTACTTGGTATAGTATTTTACATGAATACGAGGATACTCTAATAGTGCCGATGCAGGTTTGCATGGCCGAGTGAGTCATTGTGTCTTCCGTCTTTCTTGTGTGTTTAAGGTAACCTGATTCAATTGGGCTACCTCAATGAGAAAGTCCTAGAAGAGGAGGCCAATCATTTTGTAAAGGACCTGACTGACATGCTGTCCTACTGCCAGAGATATGTATCCCAAAAGAAGTCCAACCTCACCCACTGGCACCCTGTCCTGGGCTGGTTCTCTCAGACTGTAGACTATGGGTGAGTGAAAGAGATGTGTTTTACTTGAATGGATTCCCCCTGAAAATGTAACATATAATAGCAGAGGAAATGTGGGAGCCCTTGTTGTTAATTCTCAGAGCACACTCATAAAACACTTATTAAGAACATGAAACACATCACCGGTGTAAACTGTATATTacgttttctttgtgttttatgctttttaaaGCCCATTAGTGTATCCTGTCTGGAcaagtaaatacatttacagttgTAGCATAGTGCAGTTTCTCAATTTGCCTTTGTCTGACTTTATCTCCCCCATTTCTCCTCTTGCTCTGTAGTCTGAATGAATCCATGCCGCTGGTCACTAAACAACTTCAATACCTGTGGGGTGTTTCCATCATTCGGACGCTCTTCAGTGACGTCCTCTCTAAAAAGCTGGAGAGTCAGGAGCCGACTCCCTCACCCCCACAACCCAGCACATCCCAAAACAATCTACCAGTTAAAAGTGAGTAATAAACCCTTTCCTctatttaatgaatgaatataatgtgttacattaaaaatctgtaaaattGTCGAAGGTTCCTAAACAGCTCTTTACCTGAAACAATAAAACTTTGTGTTTGGGTTTTGACAGACCTCTTTAAGCGAGCGTTTCAGAAGTCTGCTTCTGTTCGTAACATCTTAAAGCCAGTTGGGGGAAAGCGAGTTGACTCAGCTGAGGTTCAGAAGGTGTGCAGCATCTGTGTGCTCTACCAGAGCGCTCTGTCTACACTGACACAAATACGACTCCAGATACTGACCGGTCAGTGCCAAAGTCTGCCAGTCTCGTGTAAACATATGCTGGAAACAAATCCTGGAAAATTCACAATGGAGTTTGATGCTATATGTTCTCATTTGTCTGCAGGTCTGACACATCTGGATGACCTCCTGCCCAAGCTGTGGGCCTTTATCTGTGAGCTCGGTCCTCAGGGAGGCCTCAAACTTTTCATGGAGTGTCTCAACAACGACACAGAAGAGTCCAAACAGCTCCTGGCTATGCTCATGCTCTTCTGTGACTGTTCACGGCACCTCATCACGTAACTGCAGCGCTTTTTTAACGTGTTGTGCAGAAGTTATACAATGTGCATGCAGCAGCGGCACTTTCTCACGACACACTGTTG harbors:
- the kctd10 gene encoding BTB/POZ domain-containing adapter for CUL3-mediated RhoA degradation protein 3 isoform X1, translated to MEEMSGESVVSSAVPAASTRTTSFKGSSPSSKYVKLNVGGALYYTTMQTLTKQDTMLKAMFSGRMEVLTDSEGWILIDRCGKHFGTILNYLRDGAVPLPDSRRETEELLAEAKYYLVQGLADECTAALQNKETYEPLCKVPLMTSSKEEQKLIATSNKPTVKLLYNRSNNKYSYTSNSDDNMLKNIELFDKLSLRFNGRVLFIKDVIGDEICCWSFYGQGRKIAEVCCTSIVYATEKKQTKVEFPEARIYEETLNILLYESHDGRGPDNALLEATGGAAGRSHHLDEDEERERIERVRRIHIKRPDDRTHHHQ
- the kctd10 gene encoding BTB/POZ domain-containing adapter for CUL3-mediated RhoA degradation protein 3 isoform X2; the protein is MSGESVVSSAVPAASTRTTSFKGSSPSSKYVKLNVGGALYYTTMQTLTKQDTMLKAMFSGRMEVLTDSEGWILIDRCGKHFGTILNYLRDGAVPLPDSRRETEELLAEAKYYLVQGLADECTAALQNKETYEPLCKVPLMTSSKEEQKLIATSNKPTVKLLYNRSNNKYSYTSNSDDNMLKNIELFDKLSLRFNGRVLFIKDVIGDEICCWSFYGQGRKIAEVCCTSIVYATEKKQTKVEFPEARIYEETLNILLYESHDGRGPDNALLEATGGAAGRSHHLDEDEERERIERVRRIHIKRPDDRTHHHQ
- the myo1ha gene encoding unconventional myosin-Ih — its product is MEGALTARDRVGIQDFVLLDETTEPAFISNLKKRFSKDLIYTYIGTLIVSVNPYKELDIYNKKQMDLYMGVNFFELPPHIYALADNTYHTMLSELNNHFILISGESGAGKTEASKKILQYYAVSCPSTTLLNTVRDKMLMSNPVLEAFGNAKTLKNDNSSRFGKYMDIQFNSEGDAVGGHILNYLLEKSRVVHQNHGERNFHIFYQLVEGGEEDLLRQLGLERDSQHYNYLTQGECAIVPYINDKNDWKTVKNALQVINIDEINTNHLFGIIASVLHLGNVRFDSDSKGHAALNNNAELRWVSNLLGVDAPSLQKGLTYRKIEAKKDQVLTPFTIDHAIYARDALAKAMYGFTFTWLVKRINESMENTDHSRKTVIGLLDIYGFEVFYVNSFEQFCINYCNEKLQQLFIQLTLKAEQEEYEAEDIEWEPVQFFNNKIICDLVEEKHRGIISILDEECLRPGETTDLTFLERLEDKMGNHPHFVTHKLADKMTRKTLERGDFRLLHYAGEVTYCVVGFLDKNNDLIYRNLKDLMCQSKNAIVRECFSFVDPDSRRRPETVATQFKSSLLKLTEILMTKEAWYIRCLKSNESKQPGQFDEALIRHQVKYLGLMEHLRVRRAGFAYRRKYEVFLKRYKPLCPATWPHWRGGPADGVEVLVQHLGYFPDEYKMGRTKIFIRHPRTLYATEDAYEKCKHELATRLQAKYKGYKAKGEFRKQKEAATKIETCWRGVQARKERERRAWAVKVIKKFIKGYMTRGQAKSADNSEYLVFVRQNYLNRLKGNLPKSVLDKTTWQSPPHVLTETSELLRKLYYRLMVRKYVRGITPQRKAQLQLKFVTSSIFKGKKESYPQSVAQPFVDTRISEQDINMRVLQLIRNEQIKYSVPVIKYNRNGFKPRPRQLILTQTAAYLIEEAKIKQRVLYTSLKGISVSNLTDGIIVFHITCEDPKQKGDLVMQCDHLFEFLTKLSIIANKQNMIKVVQGSIKIEILAGKESAVDFSNGQEPMVYKAKNGHLMVVATRARTR